A genomic region of Bdellovibrionales bacterium contains the following coding sequences:
- a CDS encoding ATP-binding cassette domain-containing protein yields the protein MNAIEVEHLYFSYGGARTTISSILKDLSFKVKVGELVAIQGPSGSGKSTLLYALGLLSRPDSGLIRILGKDVSNSKEEELAKIRNRNIGFVFQQFYLLPKTSVLENILLPTRYFDEELPNRIFQMDRAKKYAELVGLGERLQFYPNQLSGGQQQRVAICRALMSDAKVILADEPTGNLDSESAKQILQLLRELNKNHNKTIIIITHDNEVANQCDRIIKIKDGRILDESTSDQSTADQSGIDQSNSLTVPSLKSEKKPAAGSRRLWTTGQLKLDPKRALKAFRDILPSAIWNLKRHKTRTALTMIGISVGIAAVLAMITLGQFTKGKILAGYADMGVNTIVFNGIPNWDIKATDLVPTPFRFFDWDGEVNSLKRIFPEIDRMSPILNRSRIALNYGGRTIDQDARIIGFGEDGLIISQRRLLVGRNFSHVEIMQKSSVCIIGYEIADRLFFDSQPLGQVLRISEGKSSYSCRVIGVLSPSTSNKEGLRPNLQVVVPYSFFQAQSGNWWSSQLKQILVRIDEGADAERVGAGIKAFFEQKYGSSGTFSVDSDSVLVNQMRQFLTLFTILLSSVAFVTLLVGGVGITNMMLVSISERFREIGLRKALGATSREIRTQFLMESMIVCSIAGFIGLILGFLSYEIAIWVATKFVDKLSFEWTLDGMALFLSILSIFVVGLVSGIFPAVKAERLQIIEALRSE from the coding sequence ATGAATGCAATCGAAGTTGAGCATCTTTATTTTTCATATGGTGGCGCTCGTACAACGATCAGTTCTATATTGAAAGATCTCAGTTTCAAGGTAAAGGTGGGTGAACTGGTTGCGATTCAAGGTCCGTCAGGATCTGGAAAGTCCACTCTTCTTTACGCTTTGGGACTTTTATCTCGACCAGATAGTGGGCTGATTCGCATTTTGGGAAAGGATGTTTCCAACAGTAAGGAAGAGGAGCTCGCTAAAATTCGAAATCGAAACATCGGCTTTGTCTTTCAGCAGTTTTACCTCCTGCCTAAAACAAGTGTTCTTGAAAATATATTGCTTCCAACCCGATACTTCGACGAAGAACTTCCGAATCGGATTTTTCAGATGGATCGGGCGAAGAAGTATGCAGAACTGGTCGGCTTGGGAGAAAGACTGCAATTCTATCCCAATCAACTATCCGGTGGCCAACAACAAAGGGTAGCCATTTGTCGGGCACTGATGAGCGACGCCAAAGTCATTCTCGCAGATGAGCCAACAGGAAACCTGGATTCAGAATCGGCCAAGCAAATACTTCAGCTTTTGAGAGAGCTGAACAAGAATCACAATAAGACCATTATCATTATCACCCATGACAATGAAGTAGCGAATCAGTGTGATAGAATCATTAAAATTAAGGACGGGCGAATTCTTGATGAGTCCACTTCTGATCAGTCTACAGCTGATCAGTCCGGAATTGATCAATCGAACTCTCTAACAGTTCCTTCTTTGAAATCAGAGAAAAAGCCTGCAGCGGGTTCCCGGCGCCTTTGGACAACTGGTCAACTCAAACTTGATCCCAAAAGGGCCTTGAAGGCGTTTAGGGACATTCTGCCCTCGGCCATTTGGAATTTGAAGAGACATAAGACAAGAACTGCCCTCACGATGATTGGTATTTCAGTGGGAATCGCCGCTGTTCTAGCGATGATTACACTTGGGCAGTTCACAAAGGGAAAGATTCTTGCTGGATATGCGGACATGGGGGTTAACACAATTGTATTCAATGGTATTCCTAACTGGGATATCAAAGCCACTGATCTCGTTCCAACCCCGTTTCGTTTTTTTGATTGGGACGGTGAAGTTAATTCTTTGAAGAGAATTTTCCCTGAGATTGACAGGATGTCACCGATTCTAAATAGAAGCAGGATTGCACTGAATTACGGAGGGCGAACGATCGATCAAGATGCAAGAATCATAGGGTTTGGCGAGGATGGATTGATTATTTCTCAACGACGTTTGCTTGTTGGTCGAAATTTTTCTCACGTTGAAATTATGCAGAAAAGCTCTGTTTGCATTATCGGATACGAAATCGCGGACCGACTTTTTTTTGATAGTCAGCCACTTGGACAGGTTCTAAGAATCAGTGAGGGAAAGAGTTCTTATAGCTGTCGGGTGATTGGCGTTCTGAGCCCCTCAACAAGTAATAAGGAAGGCCTCCGGCCGAACTTACAGGTTGTGGTTCCCTATTCTTTTTTTCAGGCCCAGTCGGGAAATTGGTGGTCTTCTCAGCTCAAGCAAATCCTGGTGAGAATTGATGAAGGGGCTGACGCAGAAAGAGTTGGAGCGGGTATCAAGGCCTTTTTTGAGCAGAAGTATGGTTCGTCTGGCACATTTTCAGTTGATTCTGATAGTGTTCTGGTGAACCAAATGAGACAGTTTTTAACTCTTTTTACGATCCTTCTTTCATCAGTTGCATTTGTCACTCTTTTGGTGGGAGGAGTTGGAATTACAAATATGATGCTTGTGTCAATTTCAGAGAGGTTCAGAGAGATTGGTCTGCGAAAAGCACTCGGGGCAACGAGCCGAGAAATTCGAACTCAATTTCTCATGGAGTCTATGATCGTGTGTTCTATCGCTGGTTTTATAGGATTGATTCTCGGCTTTTTGTCCTATGAGATAGCAATTTGGGTCGCCACGAAGTTTGTTGATAAATTGAGTTTCGAATGGACTTTGGATGGCATGGCCCTCTTTCTATCGATTCTCTCTATTTTTGTCGTTGGTCTTGTTAGTGGTATTTTCCCTGCTGTTAAGGCGGAGAGGCTTCAAATCATCGAGGCACTGAGGTCTGAGTAG
- a CDS encoding MotA/TolQ/ExbB proton channel family protein, with product MKDRIFSVAHYADSGVLFLLIALSIASLIVIFERYVRLGRIAKSSKKQRDKLEEVLTRGNMSEIDTLQLVDGSLEARLVKRGMTHLKQNGRKGLEESFSTFVQFEQPKVERSLTFLATVGSNAPYIGLFGTVLGIMKSFNDLANATNAGQQTVMVGISAALIATAAGLMVAIPNILAFNYFQKQVKAIIAGLESFKDALIAYAKVKEL from the coding sequence ATGAAAGATCGAATATTTTCCGTTGCTCACTATGCTGACTCCGGAGTGCTGTTTCTTCTGATCGCACTCAGTATCGCGAGTTTGATTGTGATATTTGAACGCTACGTGAGACTAGGGCGAATAGCGAAAAGCAGTAAAAAGCAGCGAGACAAACTTGAGGAAGTTCTCACCCGCGGAAACATGTCCGAAATCGATACACTCCAATTGGTCGACGGATCGCTTGAAGCAAGGTTAGTGAAAAGGGGAATGACACACTTAAAGCAAAATGGCAGAAAGGGTCTTGAAGAATCATTTTCCACATTTGTTCAGTTTGAGCAACCGAAGGTAGAGCGCTCGCTGACCTTCCTCGCTACAGTCGGATCAAATGCTCCATACATCGGACTGTTTGGGACGGTGCTTGGAATAATGAAGTCCTTTAACGATTTGGCAAATGCGACCAATGCCGGACAACAGACCGTGATGGTGGGAATCTCAGCCGCCCTCATTGCTACGGCAGCCGGCCTGATGGTAGCCATTCCGAACATTCTCGCATTTAATTACTTTCAGAAACAGGTGAAGGCGATTATCGCGGGGTTAGAAAGCTTCAAGGATGCCCTCATTGCATATGCTAAAGTAAAGGAGCTCTGA
- a CDS encoding nitroreductase family protein, with translation MSGNYNDFFSESDFDPVERSEEFFKQMSARRTIREFSSEPIDRMTVLNAIKTAGTAPSGANRQPWYFALITSQDMKEKIRESAEKVEQEFYTKSGSAEWIRDIKPLETNASKPYLSEAPALIAVFSRVSIKNEDGYIQRTYYPLESTGISVGFLITALHNAGLVTLTHTPRPMFFLNSILNLDNSFRPFMIVVTGHARKPVKVPDIHRKSLDQIMAEY, from the coding sequence GTGAGTGGTAACTATAACGACTTTTTTAGCGAATCTGATTTCGATCCAGTTGAACGGTCAGAAGAATTTTTTAAGCAGATGTCTGCGAGAAGAACCATTCGTGAGTTTTCATCTGAACCAATAGATCGGATGACTGTCCTGAATGCAATTAAAACTGCTGGCACAGCACCAAGTGGAGCGAATCGGCAGCCTTGGTATTTTGCTTTGATCACTTCTCAGGACATGAAGGAGAAAATCAGAGAGTCGGCCGAGAAAGTGGAACAGGAATTTTATACTAAGAGTGGGAGTGCAGAGTGGATTCGAGACATCAAGCCCCTTGAAACCAATGCCTCAAAACCTTACCTGAGTGAGGCCCCTGCTTTGATAGCAGTTTTTAGTCGAGTCTCAATTAAAAATGAAGATGGATATATTCAACGGACCTATTATCCGCTTGAATCTACGGGAATCTCCGTCGGATTTTTGATTACGGCACTCCACAATGCAGGACTGGTGACGCTGACCCACACTCCGAGGCCGATGTTTTTTCTCAATTCAATATTGAACCTGGATAACTCGTTTCGGCCTTTCATGATCGTGGTTACAGGCCATGCCAGGAAGCCGGTTAAAGTTCCAGATATACACAGAAAAAGTTTAGATCAAATCATGGCGGAGTACTGA
- a CDS encoding YHS domain protein — MNHSQIKMNVSAVVGFLLASLLLSVPARAQERNLGEYNIQLGIGLKGYDPVSYFPEGGGQPQMGKPDLQLDYMGVVYHFAKAENLDQFVQNPNKYEPSYGGWCAYAMASGSKVDIQPTIYTIHGNRLHLFIAKRAKQNFDSDIVGYERRADEFWNKFSGENPRF; from the coding sequence ATGAATCACTCTCAGATCAAAATGAACGTATCGGCAGTGGTGGGTTTCCTTTTGGCTAGCCTGCTTTTATCGGTTCCAGCTAGGGCTCAAGAGAGAAACCTGGGAGAGTACAACATTCAGTTAGGTATTGGCCTTAAGGGATACGATCCGGTTTCCTACTTTCCTGAGGGGGGTGGGCAGCCACAAATGGGCAAACCAGATTTGCAATTGGATTATATGGGCGTCGTTTATCATTTTGCCAAGGCCGAAAATTTAGACCAGTTCGTTCAGAATCCAAACAAATATGAGCCGAGTTACGGAGGCTGGTGTGCCTATGCGATGGCGTCAGGAAGCAAGGTCGATATTCAACCGACGATCTATACGATTCACGGAAATCGCCTTCACTTGTTTATTGCGAAGAGGGCGAAACAGAATTTTGACAGCGACATCGTTGGATATGAAAGGAGGGCCGACGAGTTCTGGAATAAATTCTCCGGCGAAAATCCCAGATTCTAG
- a CDS encoding anti-sigma factor — protein MKLCYVKMSLSLLGGVMGLQIASGGSIDFKSATGKVLIAAPTEVNGPTNQGVWFISPASKSFSLDLPDLPENQVYEGWLVDDCTGKKISTGLFRSSGGIDSDAAGKFAGPLALNFPQVPGSDFVTLGHNLADGGHNVVITVEPYPDFDPNPSGLAVLKVKIPEDSAAGAELTFDNIAQ, from the coding sequence ATGAAACTTTGTTACGTAAAGATGAGCCTAAGTCTACTCGGAGGGGTTATGGGCTTACAAATCGCCAGCGGCGGAAGTATCGATTTTAAAAGCGCAACCGGTAAAGTATTGATTGCTGCGCCCACAGAAGTAAATGGACCAACAAATCAGGGTGTTTGGTTTATTTCACCAGCGTCGAAGTCATTTTCACTTGATTTACCTGATTTGCCAGAAAATCAGGTCTACGAAGGATGGCTTGTTGATGATTGCACAGGAAAAAAGATCTCCACTGGTCTCTTTCGATCAAGCGGAGGAATCGATTCTGATGCAGCTGGTAAATTCGCAGGACCATTGGCTCTCAATTTTCCGCAAGTACCAGGATCTGATTTTGTTACATTGGGCCACAATCTGGCGGATGGAGGCCACAATGTCGTCATCACGGTCGAGCCCTATCCAGATTTTGATCCGAATCCATCTGGCCTCGCGGTTCTTAAAGTCAAGATTCCAGAAGATTCAGCTGCTGGAGCAGAACTGACCTTTGACAACATTGCTCAATAA
- a CDS encoding DUF3450 family protein codes for METILIAFFMMNTLVIAETPKILNDLVSIRAEIENLSNELETSKKEKQAELDMWTQKRLEIESNLQKEKLRQVQIEEKKLRYFSFAKAHEKAKPQGKLQLLDAIREAKKWVEVSLPFSKEQRRARLESLESRLERGIESPETLGAELWAFYESEIKLGTKNEFRIIDFDFPRGREKVEAVRLGYYAMFIRQVDGEMKEVVKGDNGWVTNALSKKQEQEVVRLMEDLKQKKKNRVYFLPLSERSGAL; via the coding sequence ATGGAAACAATTCTGATCGCCTTTTTTATGATGAATACCTTGGTTATTGCCGAGACTCCCAAAATCTTGAATGATTTGGTGTCGATCCGGGCTGAGATTGAAAATCTCAGTAACGAATTGGAAACTTCTAAAAAAGAAAAGCAGGCCGAACTTGATATGTGGACGCAAAAACGCTTGGAAATCGAATCGAATCTACAGAAGGAGAAGTTGAGACAGGTGCAGATTGAAGAAAAAAAACTGCGATATTTCTCTTTTGCCAAGGCTCATGAAAAAGCCAAACCTCAGGGAAAATTGCAATTGTTGGATGCTATTCGTGAAGCAAAAAAATGGGTAGAGGTTTCTCTTCCTTTCTCGAAGGAGCAGAGAAGGGCTCGACTCGAGAGTCTTGAGAGCCGCCTAGAGCGCGGGATTGAGTCACCGGAGACCCTGGGTGCCGAGCTCTGGGCATTTTATGAGAGCGAGATCAAGTTGGGAACGAAAAATGAATTTCGCATCATAGATTTTGACTTTCCTCGAGGGCGGGAAAAAGTGGAAGCCGTGCGCTTGGGTTATTATGCGATGTTTATTAGGCAAGTAGATGGCGAGATGAAAGAGGTCGTAAAAGGGGATAATGGCTGGGTTACTAATGCCCTGTCAAAGAAACAAGAGCAGGAGGTCGTCCGTCTTATGGAAGATTTGAAACAGAAAAAGAAGAACAGAGTCTATTTCTTGCCACTTTCTGAACGGTCAGGTGCTTTATGA
- a CDS encoding TolC family protein, whose amino-acid sequence MSRFVLFDGSVIRVQGKWPGKRELLAVVALFLIAFLTRADEARGLDKSIFTLKDSILFATDNSPAFDDLRRNLQISEMNEKSAAFKMLPSLDLVAKNGISGSSPKDTDGYPSEFKLGLTESLYDNGASRTNHQIAVLDKSKSELEFQDKKSKLALDVATRFVDYSLKLKLLDIQERQLKLVKTQFEEVSNGYHQGLKTKRDFLRFKSYPIRREIDVAEAKNNAEISRQELLKAIGAKSESSGPKEFAPVNLDSTFDSLTELPSKIEDHLQYRIAVLEKKMNRLGVDLVRKKNLPEWLLTAGLSYSSSNYLGTQQNFSDNAKIGWEALLVVQYNFMDWGTRARDYEISVHKEMIKSNEIDTSLLGLQATLNQLNSRLENVRKSYHLAKEWVSIELANVEYIGREYRNGKVQYLDMITGLKDLSDAQNRFYTVSAEFHNVQYDLLYHKGSLYDLLVK is encoded by the coding sequence TTGTCGAGGTTTGTCTTGTTTGATGGAAGTGTAATTCGAGTTCAAGGGAAATGGCCAGGGAAGAGGGAGCTCTTGGCGGTGGTAGCATTGTTCCTGATCGCATTTTTGACTAGAGCTGACGAGGCGAGAGGGCTGGATAAATCCATTTTTACTCTAAAGGACTCTATTTTATTTGCCACAGATAATTCCCCAGCTTTCGATGATTTGAGGCGAAATTTGCAGATCTCCGAAATGAATGAAAAATCGGCGGCCTTTAAGATGCTTCCCTCTCTTGATCTTGTTGCGAAAAACGGAATCAGCGGCAGCTCTCCGAAGGATACCGATGGGTACCCGAGTGAATTTAAATTGGGCCTTACTGAATCACTTTACGACAATGGGGCCTCTCGCACGAATCACCAAATTGCTGTGCTTGACAAAAGTAAGTCTGAGTTGGAGTTTCAAGACAAAAAATCCAAGTTGGCATTGGACGTCGCGACTCGCTTTGTTGATTATTCTTTAAAATTGAAACTACTCGATATTCAGGAACGCCAACTGAAGCTAGTAAAAACGCAATTTGAAGAGGTTTCGAATGGATACCACCAAGGATTGAAGACTAAGCGTGATTTTCTCCGATTCAAGTCCTATCCAATTCGCCGAGAAATTGATGTTGCGGAGGCAAAGAATAATGCTGAGATATCTCGCCAAGAACTTCTCAAGGCCATTGGAGCAAAATCAGAGAGTTCTGGACCAAAGGAATTTGCGCCTGTGAATCTCGATTCCACTTTTGATTCTCTGACTGAGTTGCCATCGAAAATTGAAGATCATCTTCAGTATCGAATCGCAGTCCTTGAAAAGAAAATGAATCGTCTTGGAGTCGATTTGGTTCGTAAAAAAAATCTACCTGAATGGCTGTTGACAGCTGGGCTTTCCTATTCAAGTAGTAACTACCTAGGGACCCAGCAGAATTTTTCCGATAATGCAAAAATTGGATGGGAGGCCTTGCTGGTTGTTCAATATAATTTTATGGATTGGGGCACGCGTGCCCGCGATTATGAGATTTCCGTCCACAAGGAAATGATCAAAAGTAATGAGATAGACACTTCCCTTCTCGGCTTACAGGCCACGCTCAATCAACTGAATTCCAGGCTGGAAAATGTCCGTAAAAGCTACCACTTGGCCAAGGAATGGGTGTCTATTGAGTTAGCCAATGTCGAATACATAGGAAGGGAATATCGGAACGGAAAAGTTCAATACCTTGATATGATTACGGGACTTAAAGATCTCTCAGATGCTCAAAATAGATTCTATACAGTTTCTGCTGAATTTCATAACGTCCAATACGATTTACTTTACCACAAAGGAAGTCTCTATGACCTTCTCGTCAAATGA
- a CDS encoding DUF2905 domain-containing protein: MESSSIGKLFILAGTILVIVGLFFVYADKVPFLNMLGRLPGDIHIERPGFSIHFPLATSILLSLALSFFFWFFSRR, encoded by the coding sequence ATGGAGTCTTCATCTATAGGTAAACTGTTCATATTGGCTGGCACCATTCTGGTGATTGTCGGGCTCTTCTTTGTCTATGCTGACAAGGTTCCATTTTTGAATATGTTGGGTCGGTTGCCGGGCGATATTCATATCGAAAGGCCTGGCTTTAGTATCCATTTCCCGCTCGCGACAAGTATTTTATTAAGTCTCGCGTTGAGCTTTTTCTTTTGGTTTTTTTCTAGACGCTAG
- a CDS encoding energy transducer TonB — protein sequence MGKLVFFLIGTGFIVLCLGLLSNFFALDPGQMRSPSSAGVKPVPIKIAEPKKEVPPPREEPKRNLEKSFTDLAPEASRDSLKELGGVGFGSSGTGLAIGGSGGFGTGVADIVNDRGANDRSPRALTRTPPEYPPLARQKGLSGFVVLKIYVDRSGIVEDVKIAESVPSGVFDQAAILAVRSWKFDPAIKNGQVVAEWAIQKMKFELN from the coding sequence ATGGGAAAGTTGGTCTTCTTCCTTATAGGTACGGGATTCATTGTATTGTGCCTAGGGCTTTTATCCAATTTTTTTGCACTCGACCCAGGACAAATGCGATCGCCTTCTTCTGCGGGAGTTAAGCCTGTTCCAATTAAAATCGCCGAGCCAAAAAAGGAAGTTCCGCCCCCGCGTGAAGAACCAAAGCGAAATTTGGAGAAATCATTCACTGATTTGGCACCAGAGGCATCTCGTGATTCGCTCAAGGAGCTAGGAGGAGTTGGTTTCGGCAGTTCGGGAACGGGATTGGCAATTGGTGGATCAGGAGGATTCGGGACCGGGGTAGCTGATATCGTAAATGATCGTGGAGCGAACGACCGCTCGCCACGGGCGCTCACTCGCACTCCCCCCGAATATCCTCCTCTGGCTCGGCAAAAAGGCCTGTCTGGATTTGTGGTATTGAAGATCTATGTGGATAGGAGTGGTATCGTGGAAGATGTGAAGATTGCTGAAAGTGTGCCCAGTGGAGTCTTTGATCAAGCTGCGATTTTGGCCGTGCGCTCTTGGAAATTCGATCCTGCGATAAAAAATGGGCAAGTGGTGGCTGAATGGGCTATCCAAAAAATGAAGTTCGAGCTGAACTGA
- a CDS encoding LysR family transcriptional regulator, protein MARDINVDQIKKLWILELVIQKGSLRKASLHAKVSPSAISQTLSSLEQAFGKPLLIRDRGIVIPTQDALEILEIVRPAFDAFDRLRFYTGGPVPKMSWLNFGTYESIAMDLLPGLIHSLREKLPDLRLGLRISRTSHLLTMVRKGELCSALIAEVDDLQRFYVKDVTEDRLGLYVSKLHPISNHGWSAIQRFGFGSLAPGRDGLPRYFTKFIRQYELTRPTILSDSFETLRAAASAGSIVAVLPNRVAKRLDDLIEISPKRSNGKEAKESGRHRIYVVSQTNCDRSEADFIAELAGKLLNDRH, encoded by the coding sequence ATGGCACGAGACATCAATGTTGATCAAATAAAGAAGCTTTGGATTTTGGAGCTGGTCATCCAGAAGGGTAGTCTTAGGAAGGCGTCTCTTCATGCGAAAGTTTCACCCAGTGCTATTTCACAGACTCTTTCCTCTTTGGAACAGGCATTTGGCAAACCTCTGCTCATTCGCGATCGTGGAATCGTGATACCGACCCAAGATGCCTTAGAGATTCTCGAAATCGTTAGGCCTGCCTTTGATGCATTTGATCGTTTGCGATTTTACACCGGTGGTCCTGTTCCAAAGATGAGTTGGCTAAACTTTGGAACCTATGAAAGTATCGCAATGGATCTACTGCCGGGCTTGATCCACAGCCTGCGAGAAAAACTTCCGGACTTGAGACTTGGTCTTCGCATCAGCAGAACCTCTCATCTTCTCACGATGGTGCGAAAGGGCGAACTTTGTTCTGCATTGATAGCGGAGGTCGATGATCTCCAACGATTTTACGTGAAGGATGTGACAGAAGATAGATTGGGACTGTATGTATCAAAACTCCACCCAATTTCAAATCACGGTTGGAGCGCGATTCAAAGATTTGGCTTTGGCTCTCTAGCTCCTGGCAGAGATGGCCTTCCAAGATATTTTACGAAATTTATCCGACAATACGAGCTAACAAGACCTACAATATTGAGTGACAGCTTTGAAACTTTGCGTGCGGCGGCGTCGGCTGGGTCTATCGTGGCGGTTCTACCAAACCGCGTGGCAAAGCGACTCGATGATTTGATCGAAATTTCACCAAAACGCAGTAATGGTAAGGAGGCCAAAGAATCCGGGCGGCATAGGATTTATGTTGTCAGCCAAACGAACTGTGACAGATCGGAAGCAGACTTTATTGCCGAATTAGCAGGAAAGCTCCTGAACGATCGTCATTAG
- a CDS encoding efflux RND transporter periplasmic adaptor subunit — protein MTFSSNDRKWLMRVGGALAGVLVFVGIYRMSGCYDRQIRRPIGVVTRQDFIQRVTFAGVVVPFRKTIVTAPYNGYVSKLFVSVGDQVKAGDPIVSVVQSLQSGDSPFPLRSPLIGAVVQVERSEGEYVKEGDYKDFILRIDDTSRLFVVANAPEMDRVKLRFGQEAVIRASAIIDRKYKGLIRELSLAARDKEAEANSQVVEFPIKIEITDGDEMIKPGMSVIIDVITARKENVLCLRHEFIRRDNDQYFVVLSSGDRQAIQVGIQNEEGFEILSGLSEGQKIRQVNFSDLNSAD, from the coding sequence ATGACCTTCTCGTCAAATGATCGGAAATGGTTGATGAGAGTAGGTGGAGCCTTGGCCGGCGTTTTAGTTTTTGTTGGCATTTATCGAATGAGTGGATGTTATGATCGTCAGATTCGGAGGCCCATCGGAGTTGTGACGAGGCAGGATTTTATCCAAAGGGTCACCTTTGCTGGGGTTGTCGTTCCTTTTAGGAAGACGATCGTGACGGCCCCCTATAATGGCTATGTGAGCAAGCTTTTTGTTTCTGTGGGCGACCAGGTAAAGGCGGGCGATCCTATCGTCAGTGTGGTCCAATCGCTGCAGTCAGGAGATAGTCCGTTTCCCTTGAGATCTCCCTTGATCGGAGCTGTGGTTCAGGTGGAGAGGTCGGAGGGCGAGTATGTGAAAGAAGGGGATTATAAGGATTTTATTTTGAGGATCGATGATACAAGTAGACTGTTTGTTGTTGCCAATGCTCCAGAGATGGATCGGGTCAAACTGCGATTTGGCCAGGAGGCAGTCATTCGGGCCTCGGCGATTATTGATCGAAAATATAAAGGGCTCATTCGTGAGCTTTCGTTGGCGGCTAGGGATAAGGAAGCTGAGGCAAACAGTCAGGTTGTTGAATTTCCGATTAAGATAGAAATAACCGATGGAGACGAAATGATAAAGCCGGGGATGTCGGTTATTATAGATGTGATTACAGCAAGAAAAGAAAATGTATTATGTCTTCGGCATGAATTTATTCGCAGAGATAATGATCAGTATTTTGTTGTATTGTCGTCGGGGGATCGGCAGGCCATTCAGGTTGGAATTCAGAATGAAGAGGGATTTGAAATTCTATCTGGTCTGAGTGAAGGTCAGAAAATTAGGCAAGTTAATTTTTCAGATCTCAATTCAGCGGATTAA
- a CDS encoding biopolymer transporter ExbD, producing MASKASSNSETISEINVVPLVDIILVVLIIFMVTAPALIKPSVAIDLPEASSSDETTPSLLNVAITADGTVMVNNQEVNQEEAKNLARIEVERNPSVQAVIVADRELDYGVVVRVLDWIKSTGVNRFAVTTDQPLTD from the coding sequence ATGGCAAGTAAAGCCTCTTCTAATAGTGAAACCATATCGGAAATTAACGTAGTTCCGTTGGTCGATATTATTTTGGTTGTCTTAATTATTTTTATGGTGACGGCCCCTGCTCTCATTAAGCCAAGTGTCGCGATTGATCTTCCCGAGGCCTCGAGCAGCGATGAAACAACGCCGAGCTTATTGAATGTTGCGATCACAGCGGACGGAACTGTGATGGTCAATAATCAGGAAGTTAATCAAGAAGAAGCAAAGAATTTAGCGCGCATTGAGGTAGAAAGGAATCCAAGCGTTCAAGCGGTGATTGTTGCCGACAGAGAGTTGGATTACGGTGTTGTTGTGAGAGTTTTGGATTGGATAAAATCAACCGGTGTAAACAGATTCGCTGTGACCACCGATCAACCCTTAACAGATTGA
- a CDS encoding YceI family protein: MKSHYMLLLIHSLICVIADASIYNFDSNKGRVQFVAKGRPALISIKGEGIGAAGSLNELNGSIAGAVQFQLDSLKTGIELRDSHLKMKYLEVEKFPIATVRIQEFRIPAKAAESGKFVGVLSLHGIERRIEGDATVRGDELCLSEF, encoded by the coding sequence ATGAAATCACACTATATGCTCCTCCTTATTCATTCTCTGATCTGCGTTATCGCTGATGCTTCCATCTATAATTTTGATTCCAACAAAGGAAGGGTCCAATTTGTTGCTAAGGGTAGGCCTGCACTCATTTCAATAAAGGGAGAGGGCATTGGGGCGGCAGGTTCTTTGAACGAATTGAACGGTAGCATCGCTGGAGCTGTTCAATTTCAGCTCGACTCCCTCAAGACAGGAATCGAATTGAGGGATAGTCACTTGAAGATGAAATATCTAGAAGTCGAAAAGTTTCCGATAGCCACTGTCAGAATCCAAGAATTTCGGATTCCTGCAAAAGCAGCTGAATCAGGTAAATTCGTAGGAGTTTTGAGCCTTCATGGGATTGAGCGACGAATTGAAGGCGATGCCACCGTTAGAGGAGACGAGCTTTGTCTCAGCGAGTTTTAA